In the genome of Candidatus Hydrogenedentota bacterium, the window TGGGCGGCCAGACCGGCCTCAACCTCTCCGTGGCGCTGGCGGAGCGCGGCATCCTGCACAAGTACGGCGTGGAGCTCATCGGCGCGAAGCTGGGGCCGATCAAGAAGGCGGAGGACCGCGGCCAGTTCAAGGACGCCATGATCCGCATCGGCCTGGAGGTGCCCCGCAGCGAGGTGATCCACTCCATGGAGGAGGCGTGGTCCTTCGGCGCCCTGGTGAACTACCAGGCCGTCATCCGGCCCGCCTTCACCCTCGGCGGCTCCGGCGCCGGCGTCTCGTTCAACAGGGAGGAGTACGGACGCGCCGTGCAGTACGGGCTGGACGCCAGCCCCGTGACCGAGGTGCTGGTGGAGGAGTCGGTGCTCGGCTGGAAGGAGTACGAGCTGGAGGTGATGCGCGACCTGAACGACAACGTCGTCATCATCTGCTCCATCGAGAACTTCGACGCCATGGGGGTGCACACGGGCGACAGCATCACCGTGGCCCCCGCGCAGACCCTCACGGACCGCGAGTACCAGCTCATGCGCGACGCCTCCGTGGCGATCATGCGCGAGATCGGCGTGGACACCGGCGGGTCGAACGTGCAGTTCGCCGTGTGCCCGACAACCGGCCGCCTGGTGGTCATCGAGATGAACCCCCGCGTGTCGCGCAGCTCCGCGCTCGCCTCCAAGGCCACGGGCTTCCCCATCGCCAAAATCGCGGCGAAACTCGCCGTCGGCTACTCCCTCGACGAGATCCGCAACGACATCACGCGCGAGACCCCGGCCTCGTTCGAGCCGACCATTGACTATGTCGTGACCAAGATCCCGCGCTGGGCCTTTGAGAAGTTCCCCGGCGCCGAGGACGCGCTCACGGTGCAGATGAAGAGCGTCGGCGAGACCATGAGCATCGGCCGCACGTTCAAGGAGTCGCTCCAGAAGGCCATCCGCGGCCTGGAGATCGGCCGCTTCGGCCTGGGCGGCGACGGCCGGGGCAAGGGCCTCTCGGCGTCGGACGCGGAGGGCCTCGACCGCGAGACGCTCCTGCGCGCGATGCGCAAGCCCAACCGCGAGCGCCTGTTCCAGATGGCGAACGCCCTGCGCCTCGGCGTGTCCGTGGAGGACCTCTGCGAGGCCACGAAGGTGGACCCGTGGTTTGTGCGCCAGATGCGCGAGATCATTGAGGCGGAGGCCGAAATCCGCGCGACGCCCGACCCGGACGCCGCCACGCTGCTCCGCTTCAAGAAGCTGGGGTTCTCGGACAAGCAGCTCGGCCACCTCTGGGGGAAGACCGACCTCGAGGTGCGCGCCCTGCGCAAGGGACTCGGCGTCATCCCCGGCTACCGGCTCGTGGACACCTGCGCCGCCGAGTTCGCCGCCCACACCCCCTACTACTACTCCTCCTACGACAACGAGGACGAGGTGGAGCTGACGGGGAAGGAGTCCATCATCATCCTGGGCGGCGGCCCCAACCGCATCGGCCAGGGCATCGAGTTCGACTACTGCTGCGTCCACGCGGCCTTCGCCCTGAAGGACGACGGGTACGAGACCGTCATGGTCAACTGCAACCCGGAGACGGTGTCCACGGACTACGACACGTCGGACCGCCTCTTCTTCGAGCCCGTCACCTTCGAGGACGTGATGAACATCATTGACCGGGTGAAGCCGAAGGGCGTCATCGTGCAGTTCGGCGGCCAGACCCCGCTGAACCTCGCCCAGCGCCTCGAGGCCGCGGGCGCGCCCATCATCGGCACCTCCCCCGGCAGCATCGCCCGCGCCGAGGACCGCGAGCTGTTCCGCGAGGTCGTGGAAAAGCTCGGCCTGCTCCAGCCGGACAACGCGACGGCCACCTCCTTCGCCGAGGCCGCCGAAATCGCCGACCGCATCGGCTACCCCGTCATCGTGCGCCCGTCGTTCGTCCTGGGCGGCCGCGCCATGGAGATCGTCTACGACCGCGCCTCCCTCGAGCGCTACATGACCTACGCCGTCGAGGCGTCGCCCCAGCACCCCATCCTCATTGACAAGTTCCTCGAGGCCGCCGTCGAGGTGGACGTGGACGCCATCTCCGACGGCGAACTCGTCGTGGTCGCGGGCATCATGCAGCACATCGAGGAGGCCGGGGTCCACTCCGGCGACAGCGCGTGCATCCTGCCGCCCTACGACCTGCCCGCCGACGTCATCGCGCGGATCAAGGACCAGACCCGCGCCCTGGCCCGCGAGCTCGGCGTGATCGGCCTCATGAACATCCAGTACGCCGTGCGCGGGAGCGATGTCTACCTCCTCGAGGTGAACCCCCGCGCCTCGCGCACCGTCCCCTTCGTCAGCAAGGCCATCGGCGCGCCCCTGGCCAAGCTGGCCGCCCGCGTCATGGCGGGCAGGACCCTGCGCGAACTCGGCTTCACCGAGGACCCCACCCCCGCCTACGTCTCCGCCAAGGAGGTCGTCCTCCCCTTCATCAAGTTCCCCGGCGTGGACATCCTCCTCGGCCCCGAAATGCGCAGCACCGGCGAGGTCATGGGCATTGACGCCACCATGGGCCTCGCCTACGCCAAGAGCCAGATCGCCGCGGGCAACACCCTGCCCACCAAGGGCACCGTCTTCCTCAGCCTCAAGCGCCAGCACCCCGGCGGGGAGGAGGAGATCGCCCGCGGCCTCACCGCCCTCGGCTTCCGCATCCTCGCCACCGAGGGCACCGCCGCCCGGCTGGCCGCCCTCGGCATCGCCGCCGAACAGGTCGCCAAGGTCGGCGAGAGCCGCCCCAACATCCTCGACCGCATCATCAACGGCGACGTGGACTGGATCGTGAACACCCCCCTCGGCGGCGACGCCAAGGAGGATGAGAAGGCCCTCCGCCGCGCCGCCATCGAGCGCGGCATCCCCATCATGACCACCCTCGCCGCCGCCCGCGCCGGCCTCGCCGGCATCAAGGCCCTCCGCGAAAGCACCGCCCACGTGCTCTCCCTCCAGGAATACCACGCCGGCACCTTCGGGAAGTAACACGAGAAAGAAATCGGACCGATCCGACGGATCCGACCGATCGGTCTGATGGAAGTCCTTGTCCGACCGGTCTGACCCGTCCGACTTGTCCGACTTGTCCGACCGCCCCGAGCCCCACCCTGTGCTACCATGCCCGTGCGCGGCGGGCGGGCCGCCGCGCGTTCACGGGAGGCCGGGCATGGCGACACGGCGGGCGTTTCTTCGCGGGGTGGCGGCGGCGGCCGCGGGGGCGGCCCTGCTGCGCCGCGCGGGGGCGGCGGAGTCCGCCGCGCAGCCGAACATCGTCCTCATCCTCGCCGACGACATCGGCTACGGCGACCTGGGGTGCTACGGCGCGCCGGAGGTGAAGACGCCGAACCTGGACCGGCTGGCCCGCGAGGGCGTGCGCTGCACGGACGCCCATGCGCCCGCGTCGGTCTGCTCGCCGACGCGCTACGCCCTCCTCACGGGGCGCTACGCCTGGCGCAGCGAGCGGGGCGACCACATCCTGGACGGCGACGCGCCGCTCGTCATTGAGCCCGGGCGGCCGACCATCCCGTCGGTCCTGAAGGGGGCGGGCTACGCGACGGGGCTGGTGGGCAAGTGGCATCTGGGCCTGGGCACGCCGGAGTCCCCCGTGGACTACAACGGCGAGGTGAAGCCGGGGCCGCTGGAGGTGGGCTTCGACGAGGCGTTCTACATGCCCGCCACGGGTGACCGCGTGCCCTGCGTCTATGTGGAGAACCACCGGGTCGCCGGGCTGGACCCCGCCGACCCCATCCGGATTGACTACAAGAACCCCGTGGGCGACGAGCCGACCGGAACGTCGCACCCGGAACTGCTGAAGATCAAGGCGGACCCCCAGCACTCGAAGGCCATCGTGAACGGCATCAGCCGCATCGGCTACATGGCCGGCGGCCACGCCGCCCGCTGGGTGGACGAGGACCTGGCGGACGTGTTCGCCGCGCGCGCCGCAGCGTTTATCGAAAAGCACAAGAGCGCGCCCTTCTACCTCCAGTTCTGCCCCCACGACATCCACGAGCCGATGGTGCCCCACCCCCGCTTCCGCGGCACGAGCGGGTGCGGGTGGCGCGGCGACGTCATCCACCAGCTCGACGCCGCCGTGGGCCGGGTCCTCGACACGCTGGACCGCCTCGGCCTCGCCGAGAACACGCTGGTCGTCTTCTCCAGCGACAACGGCGGTGCGATCAAGGACACCTATGACGACGGCACGAACGAACTCCACGCGAAGCAGCCGCCGAACGCCCCCTGGCGCGGGCAGAAGGGCCAGCTCTTCGAGGGCGGCCACCGCGTGCCGCTGCTGGCCCGCTGGCCGGGCCGCATCCGCGCGGGGGGCGAGTGCGCCCATTTGCTGGGGCTGGTGGACATGATGACCGTGTTCGCCGACGCCGCGGGCCTGGAGACCCTGCCCGACGACGCGGGGCCGGACAGCTTCGACGTCCTGCCCGCGCTGGCGCGCCCGGAGTTGAAGCGCCTCTACCGCGACCATCTGGTCGTCCAGGCGTACAACAAGAAGATGCTTTCCCTGCGGCGGGGCCCGTGGAAGCTCATCGCGCCGGAGGGGAAGAAACCGGAGCTGTACAACCTGCAGGACGACCCCGGCGAGGAGAGGGATCTGGCGAAAAAGATGCCGGACAAGGTCGCGGAGATGACGGCGGAGCTCGACAAGATCAAGGCCGCCGGACGCACCCGGCCCTGACGAAAAGGAGAGACCCATGAACACCCTTGCGGGAATGATCCTGTGCGCCGCCCTGGCGGCGGGCGCGCCGGAGGCGAAGGACGACGCGGCCCGCGCGCGGGAGCTGTCCGCCCTGCGCTGCGGCATGTTTGTCTGCTGGTCCCTCAGCACCTTCTCGGGGAACGAGTGGACCCGCGGCGTCACGGACCCCGC includes:
- the carB gene encoding carbamoyl-phosphate synthase large subunit; amino-acid sequence: MPKRTDLKKIMIIGSGPIVIGQACEFDYSGTQACKALREEGYTVMLVNSNPATIMTDPETADRVYVEPLTVEYLERVIERERPDALLPTVGGQTGLNLSVALAERGILHKYGVELIGAKLGPIKKAEDRGQFKDAMIRIGLEVPRSEVIHSMEEAWSFGALVNYQAVIRPAFTLGGSGAGVSFNREEYGRAVQYGLDASPVTEVLVEESVLGWKEYELEVMRDLNDNVVIICSIENFDAMGVHTGDSITVAPAQTLTDREYQLMRDASVAIMREIGVDTGGSNVQFAVCPTTGRLVVIEMNPRVSRSSALASKATGFPIAKIAAKLAVGYSLDEIRNDITRETPASFEPTIDYVVTKIPRWAFEKFPGAEDALTVQMKSVGETMSIGRTFKESLQKAIRGLEIGRFGLGGDGRGKGLSASDAEGLDRETLLRAMRKPNRERLFQMANALRLGVSVEDLCEATKVDPWFVRQMREIIEAEAEIRATPDPDAATLLRFKKLGFSDKQLGHLWGKTDLEVRALRKGLGVIPGYRLVDTCAAEFAAHTPYYYSSYDNEDEVELTGKESIIILGGGPNRIGQGIEFDYCCVHAAFALKDDGYETVMVNCNPETVSTDYDTSDRLFFEPVTFEDVMNIIDRVKPKGVIVQFGGQTPLNLAQRLEAAGAPIIGTSPGSIARAEDRELFREVVEKLGLLQPDNATATSFAEAAEIADRIGYPVIVRPSFVLGGRAMEIVYDRASLERYMTYAVEASPQHPILIDKFLEAAVEVDVDAISDGELVVVAGIMQHIEEAGVHSGDSACILPPYDLPADVIARIKDQTRALARELGVIGLMNIQYAVRGSDVYLLEVNPRASRTVPFVSKAIGAPLAKLAARVMAGRTLRELGFTEDPTPAYVSAKEVVLPFIKFPGVDILLGPEMRSTGEVMGIDATMGLAYAKSQIAAGNTLPTKGTVFLSLKRQHPGGEEEIARGLTALGFRILATEGTAARLAALGIAAEQVAKVGESRPNILDRIINGDVDWIVNTPLGGDAKEDEKALRRAAIERGIPIMTTLAAARAGLAGIKALRESTAHVLSLQEYHAGTFGK
- a CDS encoding arylsulfatase; translated protein: MATRRAFLRGVAAAAAGAALLRRAGAAESAAQPNIVLILADDIGYGDLGCYGAPEVKTPNLDRLAREGVRCTDAHAPASVCSPTRYALLTGRYAWRSERGDHILDGDAPLVIEPGRPTIPSVLKGAGYATGLVGKWHLGLGTPESPVDYNGEVKPGPLEVGFDEAFYMPATGDRVPCVYVENHRVAGLDPADPIRIDYKNPVGDEPTGTSHPELLKIKADPQHSKAIVNGISRIGYMAGGHAARWVDEDLADVFAARAAAFIEKHKSAPFYLQFCPHDIHEPMVPHPRFRGTSGCGWRGDVIHQLDAAVGRVLDTLDRLGLAENTLVVFSSDNGGAIKDTYDDGTNELHAKQPPNAPWRGQKGQLFEGGHRVPLLARWPGRIRAGGECAHLLGLVDMMTVFADAAGLETLPDDAGPDSFDVLPALARPELKRLYRDHLVVQAYNKKMLSLRRGPWKLIAPEGKKPELYNLQDDPGEERDLAKKMPDKVAEMTAELDKIKAAGRTRP